A genomic window from Halogeometricum borinquense DSM 11551 includes:
- the rocF gene encoding arginase: protein MGPSALRYAGLVDELSSAGVSTEDAGDLAVPHHAIHDADAGGENAKHINEVEEVTTALADAVADALSDEVTPLVLGGDHSIAIGSMVGSARDADIGVVWFDAHGDFNTPETSPSGNVHGMPLAAALGIGDFEGVEWANAPRLKEENVAIVGLRDVDENETTAIQDSDVTAYTMSDIDERGITEVTQDALDVATNGTDGVHVSLDLDWLDPREAPGVGTPVRGGVTYREAHAAMELVAESGAMRSLELVEVNPILDEHNETAAVATELAASGFGKRIL from the coding sequence ATGGGCCCCTCCGCACTTCGATATGCGGGTCTCGTCGATGAACTCTCGTCAGCGGGCGTTTCGACGGAAGACGCCGGTGATCTCGCGGTCCCACACCATGCGATTCACGACGCCGACGCTGGTGGCGAAAACGCAAAGCACATCAACGAAGTCGAGGAGGTCACAACGGCCCTCGCCGACGCCGTCGCCGATGCGCTTTCGGATGAGGTTACGCCGCTCGTTCTCGGCGGCGACCACTCTATCGCCATCGGGTCGATGGTCGGAAGCGCCCGCGACGCCGATATCGGCGTCGTCTGGTTCGACGCTCACGGCGACTTCAACACGCCCGAAACCTCGCCATCGGGGAACGTTCACGGCATGCCTCTTGCCGCCGCGCTCGGCATCGGTGACTTCGAGGGCGTCGAGTGGGCCAACGCCCCGCGCCTGAAAGAAGAAAACGTCGCCATCGTCGGCCTCCGCGACGTCGACGAAAACGAGACCACGGCGATTCAGGACAGCGACGTGACCGCCTACACGATGTCCGATATCGACGAGCGCGGCATCACCGAAGTGACGCAGGACGCTCTCGATGTCGCCACGAACGGCACCGACGGCGTTCACGTCAGTCTCGACCTCGACTGGCTCGACCCCAGAGAGGCACCCGGCGTCGGGACGCCCGTCCGCGGCGGTGTAACCTACCGCGAGGCGCACGCGGCGATGGAACTCGTCGCCGAGTCGGGCGCGATGCGCTCGCTCGAACTTGTCGAGGTCAACCCGATCCTTGATGAACACAACGAGACGGCCGCAGTAGCGACCGAACTCGCCGCAAGCGGTTTCGGAAAGCGAATTCTCTAG
- the gyrA gene encoding DNA gyrase subunit A gives MSSDAPDKFQKDAGIAAEVQNARIEQEMEQSYIDYAMSVIAGRALPDVRDGLKPVHRRILYAMNEAGVSARSSHRKSSSIVGETMGDYHPHGDSAIYDALARMAQDFSMRYPLVDGQGNFGSVDGDPPAAMRYTEARMAPIAEELLEDIDKDTVDFQSNYDDRKQEPVVLPSSFPNLLVNGSSGIAVGMSTNIPPHNLGEVIDATTHLIENPDCTVEDLMEYVKGPDFPTGANIVGKNAVHKAYKTGRGRIRVRAEFEVDEDGDNIVITELPYQENKARLIERIADDVNDGKIEGIRDLRDESDRDGIRVVVELKRGANPDVVKNQLLEHHLESTFGVINLALVDGQPRVLTLKETLKEYLDHRREVVRRRSEYELGEAEDRAHILEGRLKALENIDDVVETIRNSESRDDAKAALRGEMTVEVDGEPLPTFDFSEDQANHIVAMQLGSLTSMEAAEIKDEYEEVQDRIDRLNEILNNPDELDAVIKSELTAIKDEYDDERRTSFIEDTGTVTHEDLIAEEDVVVVVTEDDYIKRMPLDTFRAQHRGGKGIIGTDLKEGDRVSSVFVASTHDYLLYFTNHGQVYKLKTYQIPEMSRTARGKSAVNLLELDDGEEITAVVNTADIEDETDKYLTMATQNGYVKRTSVEKFQNILTTGIIATKLDEDDELADVEVTDGSHDLVLASRDGMAIRFDESDVRAMGRSARGVRGMKLEGDDELVGVAAVDEDRHNWVLTVTQNGYGKRSDIERYRRQSRNGKGLIDIKTNDRNGPVCAMETVGYGDHLFVMSESGQILRTPVEDISTVGRNTMGVTVMDMDEGDHVASVDVYNVGSDEVDEEASDEEAPDDETSDEDTSDEDTSTE, from the coding sequence ATGAGTTCTGACGCACCAGACAAGTTCCAAAAAGACGCAGGCATCGCCGCAGAGGTTCAAAACGCACGTATCGAGCAGGAGATGGAGCAGTCGTACATCGACTACGCGATGTCGGTCATTGCGGGTCGTGCCCTGCCCGACGTGCGCGACGGACTCAAACCCGTTCACCGTCGCATCCTCTATGCGATGAACGAAGCGGGCGTCTCCGCCCGTTCCTCGCACCGGAAGTCCTCGTCCATCGTGGGCGAGACGATGGGTGACTACCACCCGCACGGTGACTCCGCCATCTACGACGCCCTCGCGCGCATGGCGCAGGACTTCTCGATGCGCTACCCTCTCGTGGACGGACAGGGGAACTTCGGGTCCGTAGACGGGGATCCGCCGGCCGCGATGCGGTATACGGAGGCCCGGATGGCCCCCATCGCGGAGGAACTCCTCGAAGACATCGACAAGGATACGGTTGATTTCCAATCCAACTACGACGACCGCAAACAGGAACCGGTCGTCCTTCCGTCGTCGTTCCCGAACCTCCTCGTCAACGGGTCGTCGGGTATCGCTGTTGGGATGTCCACGAACATCCCGCCGCACAACCTCGGAGAGGTCATCGATGCGACGACGCACCTCATCGAGAATCCCGATTGTACGGTCGAAGACCTGATGGAGTACGTGAAGGGACCGGACTTCCCGACGGGCGCAAACATTGTCGGCAAGAACGCCGTTCACAAAGCGTACAAGACCGGTCGCGGCAGAATCCGCGTCCGCGCCGAGTTCGAGGTTGACGAAGACGGCGACAACATCGTTATCACCGAACTCCCGTATCAGGAGAACAAAGCCCGCCTCATCGAGCGGATCGCCGACGACGTAAACGACGGAAAGATCGAGGGTATCCGCGACCTGCGTGACGAATCCGACCGCGACGGTATCCGCGTCGTCGTCGAACTCAAGCGCGGCGCAAACCCCGACGTGGTGAAAAACCAACTGCTCGAACACCACCTCGAATCGACGTTCGGCGTCATCAACCTCGCTCTCGTGGACGGGCAACCGCGCGTTCTCACCCTGAAGGAGACGCTGAAAGAGTATCTCGACCACCGCCGCGAGGTCGTGCGCCGGCGCTCCGAGTACGAACTCGGGGAGGCCGAAGACCGAGCGCACATCCTCGAAGGCCGCCTGAAGGCCCTCGAAAATATCGACGACGTGGTGGAAACCATTCGGAATTCCGAGAGCCGCGACGACGCGAAGGCGGCACTCCGCGGTGAGATGACCGTCGAAGTGGACGGCGAACCCCTCCCCACTTTCGACTTCTCGGAGGATCAAGCCAACCACATCGTCGCCATGCAACTCGGTTCGCTCACCTCGATGGAGGCGGCGGAGATTAAGGACGAATACGAGGAGGTCCAAGACAGAATCGACCGCCTGAACGAGATTCTGAACAACCCCGACGAACTCGACGCAGTCATCAAGTCCGAGCTGACGGCGATCAAAGACGAGTACGACGACGAACGCCGCACCTCGTTCATCGAAGACACCGGTACGGTGACGCACGAGGACCTCATCGCCGAGGAGGATGTCGTCGTCGTCGTCACCGAGGATGACTACATCAAGCGGATGCCCCTCGACACGTTCCGCGCGCAACACCGCGGCGGGAAGGGGATCATCGGCACCGATCTGAAAGAGGGCGACAGGGTATCCTCCGTCTTCGTGGCGAGTACGCACGATTACCTGCTGTACTTCACGAACCACGGACAGGTGTACAAGCTGAAGACGTACCAGATTCCGGAGATGTCTCGGACCGCCCGCGGGAAGTCGGCGGTCAACCTCTTGGAACTGGACGACGGCGAGGAGATAACCGCTGTCGTCAACACCGCCGATATCGAGGACGAGACGGACAAATACCTCACGATGGCGACGCAGAACGGGTACGTCAAGCGCACCAGCGTCGAGAAGTTCCAGAACATCCTCACCACGGGTATTATCGCCACGAAACTGGACGAAGACGACGAACTGGCCGACGTCGAGGTGACCGACGGCAGTCACGACTTAGTGCTTGCCTCGCGGGACGGGATGGCCATCCGATTCGACGAAAGCGACGTTCGCGCGATGGGTCGCTCCGCACGCGGCGTTCGCGGCATGAAACTAGAAGGCGACGACGAACTCGTTGGCGTCGCCGCCGTGGACGAGGACCGACACAACTGGGTCCTCACCGTCACCCAAAACGGCTACGGCAAGCGCTCGGATATCGAGCGCTACCGCCGCCAATCTCGCAACGGAAAGGGTCTCATCGACATCAAGACGAACGACCGGAACGGCCCGGTCTGTGCGATGGAGACTGTCGGCTACGGCGACCACCTGTTCGTGATGAGCGAGTCCGGACAGATCCTGCGGACGCCGGTCGAAGATATCTCGACGGTCGGCCGGAACACGATGGGCGTTACCGTCATGGACATGGACGAAGGCGACCACGTCGCCAGTGTCGATGTTTACAACGTCGGTTCCGACGAAGTAGACGAGGAAGCGTCGGACGAAGAAGCGCCAGACGACGAAACGTCAGATGAAGATACGTCCGACGAAGACACATCGACTGAGTAA
- the gyrB gene encoding DNA topoisomerase (ATP-hydrolyzing) subunit B — translation MSRESEYGAGQIQVLEGLEAVRKRPAMYIGSTDSRGLHHLVYEVVDNSIDEALAGYCDEIGVSVHEDGSVSVTDNGRGIPVDTHEQYDRPAVEVIMTVLHAGGKFDNKSYQVSGGLHGVGVSVVNALSEWLEVEIKRDGALWRHRFDQGEPDQEAFERVRDLESDEDTGTTIRFKPDGDIFETLEFDFTTLENRLRELAFLNSGVEISLADDDADEQSSFYFEGGIREFVRYLNETKSTLHDDVIYYDDEDEGIEVEVAMQATEELQGSIHAFANNINTREGGTHLTGFKTALTRVVNDYARSNNLLDDLDSLKGEDIREGLTAVISIKHPDPQFEGQTKTKLGNSEVRGIVESVTHEQLGTYFEENPGTAQAIVMKAVEAAKARRAAKKAEELTRRKSALESTALPGKLADCQSRDPSESELFVVEGDSAGGSAKQGRDRKFQAILPIKGKILNVEKHRLDRILENNEVRALITAIGAGIGEEFDIDDVRYERIILMTDADVDGAHIRTLLLTLLYRHMRPLIEAGYVYAAQPPLYRVRYRGETYDAMTEEERDRIVEEKCDGNPTQVQRFKGLGEMNPEQLWDTTMNPDNRVLKRINIEDAAAADRMFNVLMGDAVEPRKQFIKEHATEAEWVDI, via the coding sequence ATGTCACGCGAAAGTGAGTACGGGGCCGGGCAGATACAGGTCCTCGAAGGCTTAGAAGCCGTCCGGAAACGCCCGGCGATGTACATCGGTTCCACCGACTCACGGGGGTTACATCACCTCGTCTACGAAGTCGTGGACAACTCCATCGACGAAGCTCTCGCGGGGTACTGCGACGAGATTGGAGTTTCAGTCCACGAGGACGGGTCCGTCTCCGTCACCGACAACGGCCGGGGGATTCCGGTCGATACGCACGAACAGTACGACCGGCCCGCGGTCGAGGTCATCATGACCGTGCTCCACGCAGGGGGGAAGTTCGACAACAAATCCTACCAGGTGTCCGGCGGTCTGCACGGCGTCGGTGTCTCCGTCGTCAACGCCCTGTCGGAGTGGCTGGAAGTCGAGATCAAGCGCGACGGCGCACTCTGGCGGCACCGCTTCGATCAGGGTGAACCGGATCAGGAAGCGTTCGAACGCGTCCGTGATCTCGAATCCGACGAGGACACGGGGACGACGATTCGATTCAAGCCGGATGGAGACATCTTCGAGACGCTGGAGTTCGATTTCACCACGCTCGAAAACCGCCTCCGGGAACTCGCCTTCCTCAACTCCGGCGTCGAAATCTCGCTCGCGGACGACGACGCGGACGAACAGAGTTCGTTTTACTTCGAGGGCGGCATCCGCGAGTTCGTCCGCTACCTCAACGAGACGAAATCGACGCTGCACGACGACGTCATCTACTACGACGACGAGGACGAAGGCATCGAAGTGGAAGTCGCCATGCAGGCGACCGAGGAACTGCAAGGTTCGATCCACGCCTTCGCCAACAATATCAACACGCGCGAAGGTGGGACGCACCTCACCGGGTTCAAGACGGCACTTACTCGCGTCGTCAACGATTACGCGCGGAGCAACAATCTGCTGGACGACCTCGACTCGCTGAAAGGCGAGGACATCCGCGAGGGTCTGACTGCAGTGATCTCCATCAAACATCCGGACCCGCAGTTCGAGGGGCAGACGAAGACGAAACTCGGCAACAGCGAAGTTCGAGGTATCGTCGAGTCCGTCACCCACGAACAGCTCGGGACCTATTTCGAGGAGAATCCGGGAACGGCGCAAGCCATCGTGATGAAGGCAGTAGAAGCGGCGAAGGCGCGCCGCGCCGCGAAGAAGGCCGAAGAGCTCACGCGCCGGAAGTCGGCGCTCGAATCGACGGCCCTACCGGGCAAACTCGCCGACTGTCAGAGCCGCGACCCCTCCGAATCCGAACTGTTCGTCGTGGAGGGTGACTCTGCGGGTGGCTCTGCAAAACAGGGCCGCGACCGGAAGTTCCAGGCAATTTTGCCCATCAAAGGGAAAATTCTGAACGTCGAGAAACACCGTCTGGACCGCATTCTAGAGAACAACGAGGTCCGGGCGCTCATCACCGCTATCGGTGCGGGCATCGGCGAGGAGTTCGATATCGACGACGTTCGGTACGAACGCATCATCCTGATGACTGACGCCGACGTTGACGGCGCACACATCCGGACGTTGCTGTTGACGCTCCTGTACCGTCACATGCGCCCCCTCATCGAGGCGGGCTACGTCTACGCGGCACAACCGCCGCTGTACCGCGTCCGCTACCGCGGTGAGACGTACGACGCGATGACCGAAGAAGAGCGGGACCGCATCGTCGAGGAGAAGTGCGACGGGAACCCGACGCAAGTCCAGCGGTTCAAGGGTCTCGGCGAGATGAACCCCGAACAGCTCTGGGATACGACGATGAATCCCGACAACCGGGTGCTAAAACGAATCAACATCGAAGACGCCGCCGCCGCAGACCGAATGTTCAACGTGCTGATGGGCGACGCCGTCGAACCGCGAAAGCAGTTCATCAAAGAGCACGCCACGGAAGCAGAGTGGGTGGATATTTAG
- a CDS encoding DNA topoisomerase VI subunit B produces the protein MTSFQSTLGEDAGIAEELAESQRAISIAEFFEKNKHMLGFDSGARGLVTAVKEAVDNALDATEEAGIKPDISVEIRESGDYYTLIVEDNGPGITKEQIPKVFGKLLYGSRFHAREQSRGQQGIGISAAVLYSQLTSGKPAKVTSRTQGDSAAQYFELIIDTDTNEPEIQVEHELAPGESDLSPTHGTRIEVEMEANMRARQQLHDYVKHTAVVNPHARLVLDEPGLDEPLRYERVEGAGLPDETEEIRPHPHGVELGTLIKMLSRTESYSVSGFLQEEFTRVGAKTADKILNNFRDRHFGREMGWSVPDTDETDLDAAITDAVANKGADATATFAERVGDTLRNRERTTHFELGDIVDTVANDIESEFDVTFGDTVRENAVEAAWDILVTDRTADLYALVDDATSTRKDDETVHGLAERVAEKFDSSAAHRATKKQVREYVDRSADLLVSDDVSFGDTARENVTESLWEVMRTVPDDVPKVRDVADDRDTASELLEGMREADILAPPTNCLSPITDELVEAGLRKEYDADFYAAATRDAEVHGGDPFIVEAGIAYGGDLQSEGSVDLLRFANRVPLVYQRGACATTDVVKRIGWRNYGLDQPGGSGMPKGPAVIMVHVASTNVPFTSESKDALANIPEIEDEIELAIREASRELKSYLNKRRSMQKRRKKQDVLGRILPEMADKLAEVTKQDRPNIDGALARIMNNVSVEREVADDTVTLAVENHSDRTEQPDITDIVTAEPTDVPDDATVVDLDGEWFVKWNPSVSAGETAELTYTVTSDASFDINVDGVETEKLTVNT, from the coding sequence ATGACCTCGTTCCAGTCGACGCTCGGCGAGGATGCGGGAATCGCAGAGGAGTTGGCCGAGAGCCAACGCGCGATTTCCATCGCCGAGTTCTTCGAGAAGAACAAGCACATGCTCGGGTTCGACTCGGGGGCACGAGGCTTGGTCACCGCCGTAAAGGAGGCGGTAGACAACGCCCTCGACGCAACCGAGGAGGCGGGAATCAAGCCCGACATCTCCGTCGAAATTCGTGAATCCGGAGACTACTACACGCTCATCGTCGAGGACAACGGTCCCGGCATCACGAAAGAGCAGATTCCCAAGGTGTTCGGGAAGCTCCTCTACGGCTCCCGGTTCCACGCACGCGAACAGTCCCGCGGTCAGCAGGGTATCGGTATCTCCGCGGCGGTTCTCTACTCGCAGCTCACGTCGGGCAAGCCCGCCAAAGTTACCTCCCGGACGCAGGGCGACAGTGCGGCACAGTACTTCGAGCTTATCATCGACACGGATACGAACGAGCCGGAGATTCAGGTCGAACACGAACTCGCGCCGGGCGAGTCGGACCTCTCGCCGACGCACGGCACGCGCATCGAAGTGGAGATGGAGGCGAACATGCGCGCTCGCCAGCAACTCCACGACTACGTGAAACACACCGCCGTCGTCAACCCGCACGCCCGATTGGTCCTTGACGAACCCGGCCTCGACGAACCGCTCCGGTACGAGCGCGTCGAAGGCGCTGGTCTCCCCGACGAAACGGAGGAGATTCGCCCGCACCCGCACGGCGTCGAACTCGGGACGCTCATCAAGATGCTCTCCCGCACGGAGTCGTACTCCGTCTCCGGCTTCCTTCAAGAGGAGTTCACACGCGTCGGCGCGAAGACGGCCGACAAGATTCTGAACAACTTCCGCGACCGACACTTCGGTCGCGAGATGGGCTGGAGCGTTCCGGACACTGACGAGACCGATCTCGACGCCGCCATCACCGACGCTGTCGCCAACAAGGGCGCTGACGCGACTGCGACGTTCGCCGAGCGCGTCGGCGACACGCTCAGAAACCGCGAACGGACGACGCACTTCGAACTCGGTGACATCGTTGACACAGTCGCCAACGACATCGAATCGGAGTTCGACGTCACGTTCGGCGATACCGTCCGCGAGAACGCTGTCGAAGCGGCGTGGGACATTCTGGTGACGGACCGAACGGCGGATCTCTACGCTCTCGTTGACGATGCGACCAGTACCCGAAAGGACGACGAAACGGTCCACGGTCTCGCAGAACGGGTCGCCGAGAAGTTCGATTCCTCCGCGGCCCATCGCGCGACGAAAAAGCAGGTCCGCGAGTACGTTGATCGGTCTGCGGACCTGCTGGTTTCCGACGACGTTTCGTTCGGTGACACGGCCCGCGAGAACGTCACCGAGTCGCTGTGGGAAGTCATGCGCACTGTTCCGGACGACGTACCGAAGGTACGGGACGTGGCCGACGACCGCGACACCGCTTCGGAACTTCTCGAAGGGATGCGCGAGGCGGACATTCTCGCGCCGCCGACGAACTGCCTGTCGCCGATCACCGACGAGTTGGTCGAGGCGGGCCTCCGGAAGGAGTACGACGCGGACTTCTACGCTGCGGCGACGCGTGACGCGGAAGTCCACGGGGGCGACCCGTTCATCGTCGAGGCTGGCATCGCCTACGGCGGTGACCTCCAGTCGGAGGGGTCGGTCGATCTGCTCCGATTCGCAAACCGCGTCCCCCTCGTCTACCAGCGCGGTGCGTGTGCGACGACGGACGTCGTAAAGCGAATCGGCTGGCGAAACTACGGGCTGGACCAGCCCGGCGGTTCGGGAATGCCGAAGGGGCCGGCGGTCATCATGGTTCACGTCGCCTCCACGAACGTGCCGTTCACCTCCGAGTCGAAGGACGCACTCGCTAACATTCCGGAGATCGAAGACGAGATCGAACTCGCCATCCGTGAGGCGTCGCGCGAACTGAAGTCCTATCTGAACAAGCGCCGGTCGATGCAGAAACGGCGGAAGAAACAGGACGTTCTCGGGCGCATCCTGCCGGAGATGGCCGACAAACTCGCAGAGGTGACAAAGCAGGACCGGCCCAACATCGATGGCGCACTCGCGCGCATCATGAACAACGTGAGCGTCGAACGCGAGGTTGCGGACGACACCGTGACGCTCGCGGTCGAGAATCACTCCGACCGGACCGAACAGCCGGATATCACCGATATCGTCACCGCGGAACCGACCGACGTACCGGACGACGCCACTGTCGTTGACTTAGACGGCGAGTGGTTCGTCAAGTGGAACCCGTCGGTGTCGGCTGGAGAGACCGCCGAACTCACCTACACCGTAACGTCGGACGCCTCGTTCGACATCAACGTGGACGGCGTTGAAACTGAGAAGCTGACCGTCAACACCTGA
- a CDS encoding DNA topoisomerase IV subunit A — MSTNQNDELAQERLIDLAVEFYDQFAEGDIPHMDIPTRTKSNIVFDEDSNVWVYGDRKSTRSANSVRGARKLLKATYAIEFLVNQLEEGRSSTLRELYYLSESWDTEEAQFNDQDESNQLIEDLEIVSNVTREDFHMRPEESGATLMGPLELREQTRRGEREIHCQEDVGEGGYQIPNNPDTIEFLDHDIDFVLCVETGGMRDRLIENGFDEEYGCLVVHLKGQPARATRRITKRLHDELDLPVMVFTDGDPWSYRIYGSVAYGSIKSAHLSEYLATPEARFVGIQPQDIVDYDLPTDPLSDSDINALESELEDPRFMTDYWEEQIELQLDIEKKAEQQALASRGLDFVTDTYLPERLDTMGVI, encoded by the coding sequence ATGAGCACGAATCAGAACGACGAACTCGCACAGGAACGACTTATCGACCTCGCCGTGGAGTTCTACGACCAGTTCGCCGAGGGCGATATCCCGCACATGGATATCCCGACGCGGACGAAGAGCAACATCGTCTTCGACGAGGATTCGAACGTGTGGGTGTACGGTGACCGGAAATCGACCCGCTCTGCCAACAGCGTTCGCGGCGCGCGAAAACTGCTGAAAGCGACGTACGCCATCGAATTCCTCGTCAACCAACTTGAGGAGGGCCGTTCGTCTACCCTGCGTGAGCTGTACTACCTCTCCGAATCGTGGGACACAGAGGAAGCGCAGTTCAACGACCAAGACGAGTCGAACCAACTCATCGAAGATCTCGAAATCGTCTCGAACGTCACCCGCGAGGACTTCCACATGCGACCGGAGGAGTCCGGTGCGACCCTCATGGGGCCGCTGGAACTCCGCGAGCAGACTCGTCGCGGCGAACGCGAGATTCACTGTCAGGAAGACGTTGGTGAAGGCGGCTACCAGATTCCGAACAACCCCGACACCATCGAGTTCTTAGATCACGACATCGATTTCGTTCTCTGCGTGGAGACGGGTGGTATGCGCGACCGCCTCATCGAAAACGGATTCGACGAGGAGTACGGCTGTCTCGTCGTCCATCTGAAGGGGCAACCAGCGCGGGCGACGCGCCGCATTACGAAACGTCTGCACGACGAACTCGACCTGCCGGTCATGGTCTTTACAGACGGTGACCCGTGGTCGTACCGCATCTACGGTTCCGTCGCCTACGGGTCCATCAAGTCCGCGCACCTCTCCGAGTATCTCGCCACGCCCGAGGCGCGCTTCGTCGGTATCCAACCGCAGGACATCGTTGACTACGACCTGCCGACCGATCCGCTCTCTGACTCGGACATAAACGCCCTCGAATCGGAACTCGAAGACCCGCGCTTCATGACCGATTACTGGGAAGAACAGATCGAACTACAACTCGACATCGAGAAGAAAGCAGAACAGCAGGCGCTCGCCTCCCGCGGGCTGGACTTCGTGACCGACACCTATCTGCCGGAGCGGCTCGACACGATGGGTGTCATATAA
- a CDS encoding alpha/beta fold hydrolase, giving the protein MTRLTLTADYGHFDRRIPYYRAGDGPETLVVLPGLSDAFAGGPTKATAEYLARVTYRGLTDDFTVWTVRRPRALDPDATTREIAGSAATALDELGGGHVLGYSMGGFVAQHLAADYPELVERLVLGSTAARVGDAGRTVLEDWETWAKTGAWGNLYASSARESYTGWRHHVYPAAMCLLGPLLTPPYPEDVVTSIRACLEHDGTDRLGDVRMPTLVVGGDEDRLFPPELLRETKEMLPDATLALLRGTGHAAATEQTTAFNRVVGRFLREESL; this is encoded by the coding sequence ATGACCCGCCTCACACTGACGGCCGACTACGGCCACTTTGATCGACGAATCCCCTACTACCGGGCGGGAGACGGTCCCGAGACGTTAGTCGTTCTCCCCGGACTCAGCGACGCGTTCGCCGGCGGCCCGACGAAGGCGACAGCGGAGTATCTTGCTCGCGTGACGTATCGCGGCCTCACGGACGACTTCACGGTGTGGACGGTTCGTCGCCCCCGAGCCCTCGACCCGGATGCGACGACGCGCGAAATCGCCGGATCGGCGGCGACGGCGCTTGACGAACTGGGCGGCGGGCACGTCCTCGGCTACTCGATGGGTGGTTTCGTTGCCCAACACCTCGCCGCCGACTACCCCGAACTGGTCGAACGACTCGTCCTCGGGTCTACCGCGGCACGCGTCGGTGACGCCGGACGAACGGTCCTCGAAGACTGGGAAACATGGGCGAAGACGGGCGCGTGGGGGAATCTCTACGCGTCTTCGGCGCGCGAGTCGTACACTGGATGGCGACACCATGTCTACCCGGCGGCGATGTGTCTGCTCGGCCCGCTACTGACGCCACCGTACCCCGAAGACGTGGTCACGTCCATCCGGGCCTGTCTCGAACACGACGGGACCGACCGATTAGGAGACGTAAGGATGCCGACGCTGGTTGTCGGCGGCGACGAAGATCGGCTGTTCCCGCCGGAACTACTGCGGGAGACGAAGGAGATGCTTCCGGACGCAACGCTGGCACTGCTCCGAGGGACGGGTCACGCCGCCGCCACCGAACAGACGACAGCGTTCAACCGAGTTGTTGGGCGGTTTCTGCGCGAGGAATCGCTGTAA
- a CDS encoding MBL fold metallo-hydrolase, with amino-acid sequence MTVSFRNLDVAWLGYATVRIESEAGYVVYLDPGRYGVLDDYYARDGDLVCVTHDHHYDSDAIRSVAKEDATVVVFEGVDASNIDRDVAAVEDLPYEVIRVGEEEHLTAGPVDLWTLAAYNEADGPHTRDDGSLVHPPGFGCGFLLSVDGIKVFWPGDSDVLAGFEQLSVDLFLANIGGSIVMDRHEAADLAAALNPGLVLPIHYNTIDLLSADPEAFAADVAARGVPVVLEDPEDHAV; translated from the coding sequence ATGACCGTCTCTTTCCGCAATCTCGACGTTGCGTGGTTAGGATACGCGACTGTCCGAATCGAGTCCGAAGCGGGCTACGTCGTCTATCTCGACCCGGGTCGGTACGGCGTGTTAGACGACTACTACGCCCGCGACGGCGACCTCGTCTGTGTCACTCACGACCACCACTACGACAGCGACGCGATTCGATCCGTCGCCAAGGAAGACGCCACTGTCGTCGTGTTCGAGGGAGTAGACGCATCCAACATCGACCGGGACGTAGCGGCCGTCGAAGACCTCCCGTACGAGGTCATCCGTGTCGGCGAGGAAGAACACCTGACCGCCGGTCCGGTGGACCTGTGGACACTCGCCGCCTACAACGAAGCCGACGGCCCGCACACCCGAGACGACGGCAGCCTCGTTCATCCGCCCGGATTCGGGTGCGGCTTCCTCCTGTCGGTGGACGGAATCAAGGTGTTCTGGCCCGGCGACAGCGACGTGCTCGCTGGCTTCGAGCAGTTGTCAGTGGATCTCTTCCTCGCTAACATCGGCGGGAGTATCGTGATGGACCGCCACGAGGCGGCCGACCTCGCTGCGGCGTTGAACCCAGGCTTGGTCCTCCCAATTCACTACAACACGATCGACCTCCTGAGCGCTGATCCGGAGGCGTTCGCGGCGGACGTTGCCGCCCGCGGCGTTCCGGTCGTTCTCGAAGATCCCGAAGACCACGCGGTCTGA